In a single window of the Acipenser ruthenus chromosome 20, fAciRut3.2 maternal haplotype, whole genome shotgun sequence genome:
- the LOC117425380 gene encoding ceramide-1-phosphate transfer protein yields the protein MMADSDSDSVPEEKFSLKEVLITFQSCLTDNQEILTDSYVNGWRGLVRFMNSLGSIFSFISKDAVNKIQIMVTHQNGENGDKYETLQSMVKYELDNNLVDLQRRAEHPESGCRTLLRLHRTLRWLELFLEKLRTSTEDSKTSVMCTDAYNDSLAQYHAWIIRKAATMAFCALPGRAAFFQTMNVGSTEQVVAMLVEAIPFISKVYEITEELYKQHNLLELP from the exons ATGATGGcagactctgactctgactctgtgCCGGAAGAGAAATTTAGTTTAAAAGAAGTTCTGATCACTTTTCAGTCATGTCTCACCGACAACCAAGAAATACTCACTGACAGCTACGTGAATGGATGGAGGGGTCTTGTCAG GTTTATGAACAGCCTCGGCTCAATCTTTTCCTTCATCTCCAAAGACGCAGTGAACAAAATCCAGATCATGGTGACCCACCAGAACGGGGAGAATGGGGACAAATACGAGACTCTTCAGTCCATGGTGAAGTATGAGCTGGACAACAACCTTGTGGACCTGCAGAGGAGAGCAGAGCACCCCGAGTCCGGGTGCCGGACGCTCCTGCGTCTGCACCGCACCCTGCGCTGGCTGGAACTCTTCCTGGAGAAGCTGAGGACCAGCACGGAGGACAGCAAGACTTCAGTCATGTGCACCGACGCCTACAACGACTCCCTGGCCCAGTACCACGCCTGGATCATCCGCAAAGCAGCAACCATGGCGTTCTGTGCTCTGCCCGGGAGAGCCGCCTTCTTTCAAACGATGAATGTGGGCTCCACAGAGCAAGTGGTTGCCATGTTAGTAGAAGCGATACCCTTTATCTCCAAAGTCTACGAGATTACAGAGGAGCTGTATAAACAACACAACCTGCTTGAATTACCTTAA
- the LOC117425932 gene encoding UBX domain-containing protein 10, with protein MATAPPMERIFSRGILSFDTSLSTAKEPDKHRMHVTRPKSAKARSRPNLNYSKSVDAVSYHNVPLTPRPPSSSSSELGDSPFRPQSSPRPPSVKTQHENTELVQQFPARPSSSLNRYRVLPSIEKRGSGDTAIERLEKQTHELSMSSALLLKKTRPFHKDQPTSGRDTNKEEKKQSSKKCYSQTEKRNPGLPHISSLQTPSDEQPSLLLAVRSPSGERFQKAFRPSDTLQTVLAAAEARYNTTYTNGIVETMEVPRRSFPDSSHTLEQCGIQNKSVLCILDSL; from the coding sequence ATGGCTACCGCACCACCTATGGAAAGAATATTTTCAAGAGGTATTTTGTCTTTTGATACCAGCTTATCTACCGCCAAGGAGCCAGACAAACACAGAATGCATGTTACAAGGCCTAAATCTGCCAAAGCTCGCAGTAGACCAAACCTGAACTACTCCAAAAGTGTGGATGCAGTTTCCTATCATAATGTCCCACTCACACCAAGACCACCATCATCTTCTTCAAGTGAACTGGGAGACAGTCCTTTTAGACCACAATCTTCCCCAAGACCACCAAGCGTCAAGACCCAACATGAAAACACAGAGCTTGTTCAGCAGTTTCCAGCGAGACCGTCCTCTTCCCTAAACAGGTACCGCGTTCTCCCCTCGATCGAGAAAAGGGGTTCTGGAGATACAGCCATTGAGCGCCTGGAAAAGCAGACTCATGAACTAAGCATGTCTTCTGCTCTGCTGCTAAAAAAGACAAGACCTTTTCACAAAGACCAGCCAACCTCAGGGCGAGAcacaaataaagaagaaaagaaacagaGCAGCAAGAAGTGTTACTCCCAGACAGAAAAGAGGAACCCTGGACTGCCACACATCTCTAGCCTTCAGACTCCTTCAGACGAACAGCCAAGCCTGCTTCTGGCAGTGAGATCTCCCTCCGGTGAAAGATTTCAAAAAGCTTTCCGCCCGTCGGACACTCTTCAAACAGTGCTTGCTGCTGCTGAGGCCAGGTACAACACTACCTACACAAACGGGATCGTAGAGACCATGGAGGTGCCCAGAAGAAGCTTCCCTGATTCGTCCCATACTCTGGAGCAGTGTGGTATCCAAAACAAGTCTGTACTTTGTATCCTGGATTCTCTTTAG